The DNA segment TATTCATCAGCAGATAACTGCAAACATTCTGCGATTAAACGTACCGTAGTAACACATTGTTGCTGGTAGGGATCGCCTAATTCAATACAACGTTGAGGTAAACCATGAAAAGAAAATAATAAATAGCTATTTTTTCCCAGTTCTGCTCGAGATTGTTTAATCTTATGAGTAATCGCTTGAATATACAGCGGATGATCAAAATAGGATGCTATAAAACGCAGATTAGGAATAAAGCGCGATTGCTGCAGTAATTGACTCAATTTATCAAAACAACTGGCCGTCGTCGCGGCAGAATACTGTGGATACAAGGGTAAAATAACGATGGAAGATACACCTGCGGCTAATAATTCCCGCAGCCCATTTTCTATACTCGGTTTACCATAGCGCATAGCAAGCACCACTTTGTATTGATCAGCTAAATAGGTCTGTAATTTTTTGGCTAAACGCTGTGTATAAACCGTTAACGGTGAACCTTCATCCATCCAAATACTTTGATAAAGTTTTGCTGAGCGTCGCGCACGTATTGGCAGGATAACGAATTTTAACAAGGGTTGCCATAAACAAACCGGTAATTCCACCACGCGTCTATCACTTAAAAATTCCGCTAAATAATAACGCACTGCTTTTGGCGTCGGCGCAGAGGGTGTTCCTAAATTAATCAATAATACACCGGATTTCACGTGCGGATGCCTTTACCGCGATGCAGTAAATACAGATTGATCAAAAATAAAATCACACAGCTGAAAAATATGATGCTTAACGCCCAAACAACTGGAATATCGCTAATACCTAATAAACTATAACGAAAACTATTCACTATATATAAAATCGGATTAAATAAAGATATGTGACGCCAAAAGCTTGGTAATAAATCAATGGAATAGAATATTCCACCAAGATAAGTCAATGGCGTTAACACAAATGTCGGAACTATTGAAACGTCATCAAAGGTCTTAGCAAATAATGCATTAGTAAAACCTGCCAGCGAAAACAAAATCGTCGTCATTGGTACGATGGTCAGCAATACAAAAATATTAAAAACATGTAATTGTGTAAAAAATAAGGCTAAAATTGTAACTAATAGACCAACTAATAAACCGCGAGCAACACCACCGGCGACAAATCCAGTTAACAGTAAATAATTTGGCAACGGTGCAACGATAAGCTCTTCGATACTGCGTTGGAAACGCATGCCGAAAAAAGAGGTCACCACATTGGTATACGCTGCGGTAATCACTGACATCATGATTAAGCCAGGTGCAATGTATTGCATATAGCTATAACCTTCGATATTGCCTAAACGTTGGCCAATCAAATTACCAAAGATTAAGAAATAAAGTGTCATTGTCACCAAAGGCGGCAATAAGGTTTGCACCCAAATACGCAAAAAACGTTTTATTTCTTTGCGTAACAAACTAATAAATGCGATCCAGTAGACTTTTGCTTGCATAGTCGTTAATTTTTACACTCTCTCGTATATTAGGTCGACTTTGTTTAATTTTTTATTTTACTCGATCTACTATTTATTTTTATTGGCGGCAATTAAATTTAAAAATAGTTCTTCTAAGCGATTGGCTTTATTGCGTAAACTGGTTACTTCAATATGGTGGCCTTCTAAAAATCCAAATAAATTATTGAGCGATTGTTCTTTAGCAACATCCACTTCTAAGGTCACATTATCTAATAAACGCATCGCAAACGGCGATTGTGGTAAATCCACCAGCGGTTTTTTTAAGTCAAACACAAAGGTTTCCATATTTAAAGTCGCTAATAGATGTTTCATACTGGTATTTTCAATAATGCTACCTTTATCAATAATAGCGATATTCTTGCACAGATATTCTGCTTCTTCTAAATAATGTGTCGTTAAAATGATGGTAATACCTTGTTGATTAATGCTACGCAAAAATTCCCACATCGAACGCCGTATTTCGATATCTACGCCTGCCGTAGGCTCGTCTAATATGAGTAATTTTGGTTGATGCACTAAGGCGCGCGCTATCATCAGGCGGCGTTTCATACCACCCGAGAGTTGCATAGAAATTTGATCGCGCTGATCCCAAAGATCGAGTTTTTTTAAATAGATTTCTGCACGTTGTTTCGCCAAGCGTCTTGGTACACCATAATAACCCGCTTGATAAACAATAACATCTATCACTTTTTCAAAGATGCTAAAATTAAGTTCTTGCGGCACGATGCCAATACAGGATTTAGCCGTTTCTAATTCGCTATCAATACTATGTCCAAACACTTTCACTGAGCCGGCAGTTTTATTCACCAGCGAAGCAATAATACCAATAGTGGTTGATTTTCCAGCGCCATTCGGTCCCAATAAAGCAAAAAAATCACCTTTATCAACATTCAAATCAATATTTTTAAGGGCTATAACACCATTTTTATAGATTTTACTCAGACCTTGGATGCTCAATGCTTGCATAAGTTTAATGGCACTTTAAAATGAATAGACTTAAACTAAGAGTATAACATGACAGTGACTATACCATTCCCTACTGATCGACTCGCCAAGCTGTTGTTATCAGGTCCTACCGGACAGCTTGAAGTAATAACGAGTTCACCCGAAACAACACGCAACCCACCGGCCATTGCGGTTATTTGCCACCCACATCCTTTGTTTGGCGGAACCATGCACAATAAAGTTATTTACACCTTGGCACGTTGTTTCAACAGCATGGAACTTGCTACAGTACGTTTCAATTTCCGTGGCGTCGGTCTCAGCCAGGGTGAAT comes from the Rickettsiella endosymbiont of Rhagonycha lignosa genome and includes:
- the hemH gene encoding ferrochelatase — translated: MKSGVLLINLGTPSAPTPKAVRYYLAEFLSDRRVVELPVCLWQPLLKFVILPIRARRSAKLYQSIWMDEGSPLTVYTQRLAKKLQTYLADQYKVVLAMRYGKPSIENGLRELLAAGVSSIVILPLYPQYSAATTASCFDKLSQLLQQSRFIPNLRFIASYFDHPLYIQAITHKIKQSRAELGKNSYLLFSFHGLPQRCIELGDPYQQQCVTTVRLIAECLQLSADEYQLVFQSRFGKAQWLQPYCDVVLQQLPAQGIKNVTIICPGFVVDCLETLEEISKRYRELFLKAGGENFNYIPALNDSVDQVQLLTSLVQ
- a CDS encoding ABC transporter ATP-binding protein, with protein sequence MQALSIQGLSKIYKNGVIALKNIDLNVDKGDFFALLGPNGAGKSTTIGIIASLVNKTAGSVKVFGHSIDSELETAKSCIGIVPQELNFSIFEKVIDVIVYQAGYYGVPRRLAKQRAEIYLKKLDLWDQRDQISMQLSGGMKRRLMIARALVHQPKLLILDEPTAGVDIEIRRSMWEFLRSINQQGITIILTTHYLEEAEYLCKNIAIIDKGSIIENTSMKHLLATLNMETFVFDLKKPLVDLPQSPFAMRLLDNVTLEVDVAKEQSLNNLFGFLEGHHIEVTSLRNKANRLEELFLNLIAANKNK
- a CDS encoding ABC transporter permease, whose translation is MQAKVYWIAFISLLRKEIKRFLRIWVQTLLPPLVTMTLYFLIFGNLIGQRLGNIEGYSYMQYIAPGLIMMSVITAAYTNVVTSFFGMRFQRSIEELIVAPLPNYLLLTGFVAGGVARGLLVGLLVTILALFFTQLHVFNIFVLLTIVPMTTILFSLAGFTNALFAKTFDDVSIVPTFVLTPLTYLGGIFYSIDLLPSFWRHISLFNPILYIVNSFRYSLLGISDIPVVWALSIIFFSCVILFLINLYLLHRGKGIRT